Within Tolypothrix sp. PCC 7910, the genomic segment GAAGATGAGCAGACCACAATCGTTAGAGATGCAGCTTTTCGCAAAATTGTAATTACCACCTACAACCACACCTGCGCCTTCTGCGGATTGCAAATACTTGATGCCAACAGTCAAAATATTGTGGATGGCTCACACATTAAACCATTCTCCCAGTTTTATGATGACCGCATCGATAATGGGCTATCCCTGTGCAAAAATCATCACTGGGCTTTCGATAGGTACTGGTTCACCATTGATGACGATTACACTATCATTGTTGCTGACAACCTGCGGGAAGATTCACCCAACGCCAAACCGATGCGGGAATTTAGGGGCGATCGCATAATATTGCCATCTCAAAAGCAGTATTATCCAAGGCAAGATTCTCTACAATGGCATCGAGAGGAGTTTTCAAGGCGTGCTGCATGAGCAAAAAACCCAAAGGTTGGTATAAACAGCTTGTTCTCCGTCCAACATTACCTGTGGACGGTTATGAAAGCTATGAGAAAATTTGCGATTTTGTTGCAGATATCTACTACTCTCAGGAAGAACAAAAACTGCAATTTAAATTAATAACTGAACCTGGAGAGTCAAAGTATATTACTCTCTATACTGTATTTAAAGTTGGTCAAGCAAAATGTCCAGCGTATTGGGTGAAGAAAGACTTACTCGAAGCCCTCATGCAATCAGTTTTAACAGTTGAAATTGAAAAGTTAAACTGGGCAATGAAAACTGGAATATTTATGCTGCCCAAAGGAGTAATTTTTTCTCCGGAAAATAAGAGCGTTGAAGCTATTTTTTGGCATTATGATAGTGAAGCCGATATTCTTTATTGGGCAGCAACCGATAGATCTAGTTCCTTTTGCCGTAGATTTAAACTAAATGCACAACAACTTATCTATACCGATGCTGAAGATATTGACCCCAAAGTAGTCAAAGGATTTAATGAATATTTGCACTCAATATTACTGCGATTAATTTTGATAATGGAGTGCCGCCCTGAACTTGTAGATACAACCAGCGAAATAGTCAGGGTGAATAAAGGCTTTGGCAAAGCACAAGCGCAAGATTTTTATCAACCACTTTGGCTTGGACAAAGTTATCGAATCAAACGTGAAGGAACACAAAGCAGTGAAGGCAGTACTGGTACACATGGTACTAAGAGCGTTCATTGGAGACGCGGATTCTTACGCAATCAACCTTATGGAGAAGGCAGACAGCAAAGAAAACTAGTTTGGATTGAACCAGTTATAGTCATGGGTGGAAAGGAATTATCATGATGACAGACGATGAAATCAATGCCAAATATGAATCCAATGACTAATGAACAAACCAAAATAGATGAACTTTTTAAGCTTCTTGAACCACTGAATAAAACCCAAGGAAAGTATTCTGTGAGTGTAACTTTCTACCCAGGGATTAAAGGTGGAGTCATTAGCTTTATGTTAGACTGGAAAACTTTCATTGGCGAAAAAGACTTTGATGATATTGATGAAGCAATAAAATTTGCATACTATCTTCAAAAAAAAAGCAGGCTTTAATTAGTAAATTTAATTATTTAATTTCTATTTTAATAGAAAAATATGAACACACTAGAACTGAAACCAGGGGATAAAATCGGAGTGTTTTTCTATGATGATAAGCGTGGTACAAAAGCCATAATTGATGAAGTGGAGCAAGTATCAGCAACGGGTATAGTTACTCTAAAATCTGGCACTCGCTACACTAAATATGGAAAAGAAGTTGGCGCTCTGGGTGACCCTACTCATTTATGTACTATAGAAAAAGCTACTGCTGTCATAGAAAAAGCAGCACAACGTCAGCAACAAAAAGAAGAAGAATATAAGGCATACATAACATCACCTGAAGGTAAACGGGATAAAGCAGCAGCATCAGCAGTACAGGCTGCTATTAAAGCACTCAATCAGTGCGGCTGGTATGCTGATGTTGATGGTCACATGGATGCTATGGAATCAGAAATTGAGGAAATTATAAAAAAGTATGTCAGCGAACATGAACCTATTAACTAAATTAAGTTTCTTATGCTTAAAGATGAAATTCTAAAATTGGCTAAACAATGGGGATATATTCTGGTTTATTCTGAATATTCACGAAAAAACAGAAGTGACGTTTGGGTTGTTAAAGTACCAACTACTACTTTCAAAACTCGTCCTGAGTTTGTCAGAACTAAAAAATTTTAGAAGACAAGAATTTAGAACAACTTTTAGATAAAACTAAAGATTATTTTGTAGACAGCGAATCTCCCATAAAAGTAATTCTCCGTGATAACAAATACTCTGGTAGTGAAAACGATAAAGAACTATTTACCATCTAATCAATACTAAAAACTTGACTAATGTACTACGGCTACCGTTGCTATAACAAAGAAGATGAGCCTTTAGGCTGGCTATACACCTTTGATTGTGATACTGAATATACTTGGACTAATAAGGAATTGCATTTATGTAAACGGTGGAAAACTGAACGGGGAGCAAAAAAGCATTTTGATAGTTACAATAGTCGCTGGCAATTCAAAAGTAAAGGAGGCTATCTCAAAATTGAGATTATGCCCGATATTCCCGAACCTGAATCGAAAGAATCACGCCGTCAAAAAATTTTAGAAGAATGGGGAGATGATGTAGTTATACAACCCCAAAATAAAGACCATAAAAAATCTACTATCATGTCATTTAGCCCAAAAAATGAATTATTGGAATGGCTAGAAGAGGAACGATGGACAGATGACAATGGTAAACCTGAAACTGACGCAGCGCTACTCAATAGAAAATTAGAAAAGTTGAGAAAATTAGAGCAGCAAGGATTTTAAAACAGTGAAAGCAGAAGAATTAAAAAATTTAATCATTAATATACTTCAAGAAAAGCCTAGATTTTTTGACCATGTTAATACTAAAGATGTCAAATTTCTGCTATTAGAACATTATAATATTTCTGTAAGTGAGAAAATGATTATTAAAGTAATGATGCAAGTAGTAGAAGAGGGTAAAAGTAAATTTGGTGGGGATGGTTACGAGTGTGGGGATGGTAGTACACTAACATGGGCTGATGAACACGAAGTAGCTGGGTCAAAAATGACAGGACTTCATAAGTATTGGTGGTTTAATATTTAGTTAATTTTTATTTAATTAATCTTCAGTCAATAATTTTATTATGAATAATATAGACCGCTTGCTAGAAATATTAAACGAACAAGCTAACTTAATTGATCAACTTAATACTCGTTCTGAGTTTCGCTATAAAAGTACAGAAAAGCTAGTATTGGATTATGGTAAACCTTTTTTAAAAAAAGTTAAACCACCCTTTAAAGGTGAACCTAAATCATGCTTTGAAAATTGTTACAAGGCATTATGGGACTACCCTAATCTGAATTATTGTGAAGGGTTTGCTATTGATGACGATTTGAATTTAGCAGTATCTCATGCTTGGTTAGTTAACAATTCTCTTGAAGTAATTGACCCAACATGGATTGGTAAAAAGTATAAGGGCAGCACTTATTTTGGTGTCATATTCAACAGAGAATTTGTGATGGAGATGGCAGAAATTACTAAAAGTTATGGAATTCTTGATAGTGACTACAGGAATAGACACCTACTTAAACGAGAAGGATTTCCACCGCACGCGCTACTTACTAAGAAGACAATAGATGCTCTTTGATGTGCGATCGCTCCTCATTCTTAGAGGAAACTCCAAGCGTACGAAAAAGCCCAGTCATCTCACAACTGGGCTTTTACTATCTCAATCTATTATTGGAAGATTAGTACTCTCATCACAGCTAATTAGCCCTGTTTTGTCAATCTGGGAGAAGCCAATCCCTGGAAGCCTTTCGGAGCTTTACTTTTCAGCTTTTGGCTATGAATTTTAGTTTCTGTTAAAAAATAAAGGCTCAAAGTTTTATTTAATAAAGCTTTCAGAGTTTAGCTTCGATTATTCCTTTCCGAAAGTGATAAAACAGGGTTAGGCAGCAGGTTGCTCAAGATTAACTTTAACTACCTTGTTCTTTTCTTGCTCGGATTTGGGCAGTGTCAGATTCAAAATGCCATCTTTGTATTCTGCGGTGACATTGGTATTTTGAATTCTGGCTTTTAAAGGAATTACACGCTGGAACTTGCCGTAATAAAACTCAGAACGAGTATTATCTTTATGTTCTAATTTGCGTTCTGCAACCACTTTGACTGCACTTTCAGTAACTTCAATATCTACATCTTTTGCTGATACACCAGGAAGTTCAAGTCTTAGGTGCAATGCATCTTCAGTTTCAGTCAACTCGGCTGCTGGAGTTTTAAATGTTGGTGCTTGTTCTGCAAACAAGGAGTCAATTTGACGTTGTAGTTGAGTCATTTCAGCCCAAGGATTGTAACGTACAATAGCCATATTATTTTTCCGCCTTAACTGTTTATCTACTTAATTCAAGATTTAATTTGTTGCTTTGATTCTTATATTAGTCATGGTAAAAACTTGTGTAAATTCGGTTATTATCACCAAATACTTGATGATTACCGCACTAAATTAGACAAAAGAAGATATTACGGTTTACTCGAATTTGACGGTTCGGTAAACTCGAATAATAACTATTAAAACTAATAATAAACAACCAATAAATCTGCTGTTGAAGCAGGTAGTGTAGTTAGGCGTAGACGCGAAGCGGCTTGTCCTTTGACATCGATCCTCCAATCTTCGCTTGAAAATCCCCTACCCAAACGGTTGCCCCCACTTCTCCCACATTTCTTTATTAAAAGGCGATCGCCACTTTTGAATCATTGCCTGTTCTAAAGTTTGCCGTGCTTTTCTCTCTACTGGAGCATCCCACCAAAAACCAATATTAACCGCCGTTTCTATCTGATAGCGATAATGTAAGTCTTGGTAACTGCTGATGTAATCCTTACAACCATGAGTCCCACGCCAGCGTTTGTTACTTTGGCACGTTTCCCCAACATACAGCACAAGAGAAGCAGCAGAATCAATTACAAAATACAAAGCTGCTTGACCAAAATTATCTGGTATCCGGTAAAAAGCCATTGATTGTAAATGCAGCTTAAATGGGTCTATCGCCTCTGGGTCACAGTGCGCCGGGGCAAGGTCAAACAGTGTCACCTGCTGCACTGGCTTGGTTTCCCTCATTCGTTGCTGATACTCAAATATTTGCGCTTTCCACTTCAGCAAGGCATTGGCATCCATCACCAATGTCTCTGCTCTACGTGCTGGTGTGGATTTCACATCTGGAAATAGGTTTAGCTGGTTGGATTCCACGGTGCAATGTAATGAATCACCAGAGCCATAATAAACTATCACCGGAAAGTGCGTAGGCGTAGCCCGCCTTTGGCATCGCAATTGAGGGATAACATCTAAAAGGAGGATGGCAAAGGAAGATTTAACAAGTCATGCTGGAAGTAACACCAATAATTTTTTTATGAGGTGTAACATGACTATTACTTTAAATCACACTATTGTGCCTGCAAGGGATAAAGAAGCTTCAGCAGAGTTTTTTGCCAGTATTTTTGGTTTGAAGGTTGAAAAAGATGTAGGCCACTTTGTGGCTGTCCGAGTAAATGAAAAACTCACACTGGATTTTGCTGATAGTGACGTGTTTGAGTCGCATCACTATGCATTTCATGTGAGTGATGAGGAATTTGATGCCATATTTGCGCGAATTAAAGACAAAGGCATCGAATATAGCAGCGACCCTATGCACCACAATAAAGGTGAAATTAACCATAGAAAAGGAGGGCGTGGATTTTATTTTGATGACCCCAACGGACATAACTTAGAACTCTTAACCAGTGTGTAAATATTTACTTTGATTACTCAAAGGGTTTACACAACTTTTCGGTCTACTGACTTTTTCTTGGTGCTGGAATCTGTTTGTTCTTGTGGCCAAAATTGAGAGCAAATCAAAGCCATTCAGCCAATGAGGAACCTAACGGCGATGACGGTAAATCCCAATACATCGGACAACCTTCTATAACTAAAGGTGGTTTCAGACGCTGTGCCGCCCCCCACGCCGTAGCTTCGATGGCTGGATCGAGATCATTCCTATTCTCCGCCTCAATCTTTGCAGCAAGACCATTTTCAAGCGGATAACAAGCAAGTATTGCTGCCGTTCTGGCAAGCGAAGCCCGTACTTCCATACCTTGGCCGCTCGTCACACGCCTAATTAAGCCTCGGATCGCTGCTGCTGCAAGCAAATACCCCGTTGCATGATCGAGAGCCTGCACGGGTAACGGAAATGGGCAGTTTTTATTTGCTTTGACCATCCCGGTATGTGCAATACCGCTTGACATCTGTACCAGGCTATCAAATCCCCTACGCAATTTCCATGGCCCGTTCCAGCCATAAGCATTGAGTGAAATATCAACCAGCCCAGGACGCAACTTTTGTCTTTCTTCACTGTCAAGACCAAGACGTGCCAGTGCGCCAGTTCGG encodes:
- a CDS encoding molybdenum cofactor biosynthesis protein MoaE, with the protein product MKAEELKNLIINILQEKPRFFDHVNTKDVKFLLLEHYNISVSEKMIIKVMMQVVEEGKSKFGGDGYECGDGSTLTWADEHEVAGSKMTGLHKYWWFNI
- a CDS encoding Hsp20/alpha crystallin family protein → MAIVRYNPWAEMTQLQRQIDSLFAEQAPTFKTPAAELTETEDALHLRLELPGVSAKDVDIEVTESAVKVVAERKLEHKDNTRSEFYYGKFQRVIPLKARIQNTNVTAEYKDGILNLTLPKSEQEKNKVVKVNLEQPAA
- a CDS encoding GIY-YIG nuclease family protein, with protein sequence MESNQLNLFPDVKSTPARRAETLVMDANALLKWKAQIFEYQQRMRETKPVQQVTLFDLAPAHCDPEAIDPFKLHLQSMAFYRIPDNFGQAALYFVIDSAASLVLYVGETCQSNKRWRGTHGCKDYISSYQDLHYRYQIETAVNIGFWWDAPVERKARQTLEQAMIQKWRSPFNKEMWEKWGQPFG
- a CDS encoding VOC family protein — its product is MTITLNHTIVPARDKEASAEFFASIFGLKVEKDVGHFVAVRVNEKLTLDFADSDVFESHHYAFHVSDEEFDAIFARIKDKGIEYSSDPMHHNKGEINHRKGGRGFYFDDPNGHNLELLTSV